A part of Candida albicans SC5314 chromosome 2, complete sequence genomic DNA contains:
- the ZRT2 gene encoding low-affinity Zn(2+) transporter (Zinc transporter; ciclopirox olamine, fluconazole, alkaline repressed; transcript induced by amphotericin B, interaction with macrophages; possibly essential (UAU1 method); induced in oralpharyngeal candidiasis; Spider biofilm induced): MNSDSISQVFEYLNKRDECPTDNDYNGNIGTRISSIFVIMVTSAIGTLLPLLSSKYSFIRLPPMVYFICKYFGSGVIVATAFIHLLEPAADSLGNKCLTGPITEYPWAFGICLMTLFLLFFFELLAYQGIDRKIAKESQLDNQGPHTHSHFGDASMYVKKDDEEEDLENQNEKQADANPYPSHFAHAQEHQDPDVMGTTVNDQSKEQYYGQLLGVFVLEFGVMFHSVFIGLALAVSGDEFKSLYIVLVFHQMFEGLGLGTRIATTNWARHRYTPWILAICYTLCTPIAIAVGLGVRKSYPPGSRRALITNGVFDSISAGILLYTGIVELMAHEFLYSGEFKGPGGFKNMLLAYFVMCWGAGLMALLGKWA, translated from the coding sequence ATGAATAGTGATTCCATTTCCCAagtatttgaatatttgaaCAAAAGGGATGAATGTCCCACAGATAATGATTATAATGGGAATATTGGAACAAGAATTTCCTCCATTTTTGTCATCATGGTAACTAGTGCTATCGGAACATTACTTCCATTATTGTCATCAAAGTATTCATTCATCCGATTACCACCCATGGTATACTTTatttgtaaatattttggATCTGGGGTAATTGTTGCTACAGCATTCATACATTTACTAGAACCAGCAGCGGATTCCCTCGGCAATAAATGTCTTACTGGGCCAATAACAGAATACCCATGGGCATTTGGTATTTGTTTAATGACTTTGttcttattatttttctttgaattACTCGCCTACCAGGGTATCGATAGGAAAATTGCCAAAGAATCACAGCTTGATAATCAGGGGCCACACACACATTCACATTTTGGAGATGCATCCATGTACGTAAAAAAAgatgacgaagaagaagacctcgaaaatcaaaatgaaaaacaagCTGATGCCAATCCATATCCATCTCATTTTGCTCACGCACAGGAGCACCAAGATCCAGACGTGATGGGGACAACTGTTAACGATCAATCCAAGGAACAGTATTACGGCCAGTTACTCGGGGTCTTTGTTTTGGAATTTGGAGTTATGTTTCATTCAGTATTCATAGGTCTTGCTTTGGCGGTTTCTGGTGACGAGTTCAAAAGTTTGTACATTGTTTTGGTGTTCCATCAAATGTTTGAAGGGTTAGGTTTAGGTACTAGGATTGCAACTACCAATTGGGCCAGACACAGATATACTCCATGGATTTTAGCAATTTGTTATACTTTGTGTACACCAATTGCTATTGCCGTTGGTTTAGGCGTCAGAAAATCCTATCCACCAGGTTCCAGAAGAGCTTTAATTACCAATGGGGTGTTTGATTCTATATCTGCTGGTATTTTGCTTTACACTGgtattgttgaattgatGGCACACGAATTCTTATACTCTGGCGAATTTAAGGGCCCTGGAGGGTTCAAGAATATGTTATTAGCATACTTTGTCATGTGTTGGGGAGCCGGTCTTATGGCTTTGTTAGGTAAGTGGGCTTAA
- the FGR22 gene encoding Fgr22p (Putative phosphatidylinositol-specific phospholipase C (PI-PLC); predicted type 2 membrane protein; no S. cerevisiae ortholog; role in, and regulated by, filamentation, Hap43p; almost identical to orf19.5797), producing the protein MVDYKTWLKDIDNNTRISKLSIPGTHNSAACHTALPSVQCQGASVTEQLEHGVRFLDIRVGKLFVGNDVKDLQVIHGKFPVKIPFPLKLNDSLEEVYKFLAHNSSETVIVSIKQEGSDDWDNSQDEFGKLIWDRYVNPNKDRWYLNTDIPKLGDARGKAILFRRFGVQDEQLKKQFGFSASSWAYNTTNDDRGQFVVQDFCEVNTADDLPKKIDYVKDLAKRAQDYTSKGDDKVFLNFTSASNFFDQSCWPQPIAEAMIKGNIQETFHKGVGIIVLDYAETDNWKLPEALIDTNF; encoded by the coding sequence atggtCGACTACAAAACTTGGTTAAAGGATATTGACAACAATACCAGAATCTCTAAATTGTCCATCCCAGGAACTCATAACTCTGCCGCTTGTCACACTGCATTGCCATCTGTTCAATGTCAGGGAGCAAGTGTCACCGAACAATTGGAACATGGGGTCAGATTTCTTGATATTAGAGTTGGAAAGTTGTTTGTTGGTAATGATGTAAAGGACTTGCAGGTTATTCACGGCAAATTCCCTGTCAAAATCCCTTTCCCTTTGAAATTAAACGACTCGTTAGAAGaagtttataaatttttagcACACAATTCTTCGGAGACTGTCATTGTGTCTATAAAGCAAGAAGGGTCCGATGATTGGGACAATTCTCAAGATGAATTTGGTAAATTAATTTGGGATAGATACGTCAACCCGAATAAGGACAGATGGTATTTGAACACCGACATTCCTAAACTTGGTGATGCTAGAGGTAAAGCCATTTTGTTCAGAAGATTTGGTGTTCAAgatgaacaattgaagaaacagTTTGGATTCTCTGCCTCGTCTTGGGCTTACAATACCACCAACGATGACCGTGGTCAATTTGTGGTTCAAGATTTTTGTGAAGTGAATACCGCTGACGACTTGCCAAAGAAAATCGATTACGTTAAAGATTTGGCCAAGAGAGCTCAAGATTATACTTCTAAGGGTGATGACAAAGTGTTCCTTAATTTCACTTCTGCCTCAAACTTTTTTGATCAGTCATGCTGGCCACAACCTATTGCTGAAGCTATGATTAAAGGTAACATCCAAGAAACTTTCCATAAGGGTGTTGGTATCATTGTGTTGGATTATGCCGAGACAGATAACTGGAAGTTGCCTGAAGCTTTAATTGATACTAATTTTTAG
- the HGT20 gene encoding Hgt20p (Putative glucose transporter of the major facilitator superfamily; the C. albicans glucose transporter family comprises 20 members; 12 probable membrane-spanning segments; regulated by Nrg1), translating to MPNPTSIHNFLDKRHSITPLLGWSTFIICLSALQFGYHLAELNAPADVLSCNVKKPGPLPSYNNTIWSHFHFNQCINMTEQGVTLITTMFTIGGLLASIILGTTSISTNYGRKHLCVVAALFYVSGSFLMSFSQTNWQINLGRLLNGFGAGSSLIVSPILINELAPLNHRGLLGSLMQSAVSIGIFIAQIVSYLYSNDQQWRLIFLVAGLIGFVQFVGLLTVPESPKWLTMAKNDVERATLILKGLRTDESTVDYEIHHWGNLTTTNLPDDETSSLLSDDSLSSRNPPSIPTKDFIMERKYRKQLIAVVLIMTGQQLVGINAITYYGVKILNELFSGSNTGNLVLMLNCVFSGMNVAASIAVAPLIDRWGRKPLLMTSITMCAICTSILAIGIPNRYDIAVVTACIGFVTGWALGLGPLPFLMISEFTGHDVVATAQSLGTVMNWSSNMFIAILFPFLTNILGIGMVFWVFVINSLVYGFGFYHYVPETKGFTHYRDVWEHFS from the coding sequence ATGCCTAATCCTACTTCGATACATAACTTTCTTGATAAAAGACATAGCATCACCCCTCTTCTAGGTTGGTCTACGTTTATTATATGCCTATCTGCTTTGCAATTTGGATATCATTTAGCGGAGCTAAATGCTCCTGCAGATGTGTTGTCTTGTAATGTCAAGAAACCAGGACCTTTACCTTCATACAACAATACTATTTGGTCccattttcatttcaatCAATGCATAAACATGACAGAACAAGGGGTTACTTTAATCACAACAATGTTTACTATTGGTGGCTTGCTTGcttcaataatattagGAACTACATCAATATCTACAAATTATGGAAGAAAACACTTGTGtgttgttgctgctttATTCTATGTCCTGGGATCTTTTTTGATGAGTTTTAGTCAAACTAATTGGCAAATTAACCTAGGTAGATTATTGAATGGGTTTGGGGCAGGGAGCTCATTGATTGTATCTCCAATATTGATCAATGAGTTAGCTCCTCTCAATCATAGAGGTCTATTGGGGTCATTGATGCAATCAGCTGTGTCGATTGGGATATTTATTGCTCAAATTGTGTCATACCTTTACTCCAATGATCAGCAATGGagattgatatttttggtTGCGGGCTTAATTGGCTTTGTACaatttgttggtttattGACTGTCCCTGAATCCCCTAAATGGTTAACCATGGCAAAAAATGATGTTGAGCGTGCTACACTTATATTAAAGGGTTTAAGAACCGATGAATCAACTGTGGATTATGAGATCCATCATTGGGGAAATTTGACAACAACTAACCTCCCTGATGATGAAACTAGTCTGTTGTTATCTGATGACTCTTTACTGTCACGAAACCCTCCACTGATTCCAACGAAAGATTTTATTATGGAAAGAAAGTACCGAAAGCAATTGATTGCTGTTGTGTTGATTATGACGGGTCAACAGCTAGTTGGAATAAATGCAATTACATACTACGGTGTTAAAATATTGAACGAACTATTCAGTGGTTCTAACACTGGGAATCTTGTCTTGATGCTTAACTGTGTCTTTTCCGGGATGAACGTGGCTGCATCGATTGCTGTAGCTCCATTAATTGACAGATGGGGTAGAAAGCCGTTGCTCATGACAAGTATAACAATGTGTGCAATTTGTACCAGTATTTTGGCCATTGGTATACCGAACAGATATGATATTGCTGTTGTTACGGCGTGTATTGGATTTGTAACAGGATGGGCATTGGGTTTGGGTCCACTTCCCTTCTTAATGATAAGTGAGTTTACTGGTCATGATGTTGTTGCTACAGCTCAATCTTTAGGTACGGTTATGAATTGGAGTTCAAATATGTTTATAGCAATATTGTTCCCATTTCTAACAAATATTTTGGGTATTGGGATGGTATTTTGGGTTTTTGTGATAAACTCTTTGGTGTACGGTTTCGGATTCTACCATTATGTTCCAGAAACTAAAGGCTTCACCCATTATCGTGACGTATGGGAACATTTTTCATAG
- a CDS encoding uncharacterized protein (Putative mitochondrial protein of unknown function; regulated by Sef1p-, Sfu1p-, and Hap43p) codes for MSTMLARIFKQSSTLCPLRVGTSSIRFFSPPSKFDFQPGPPRLPKEQQEEFEKLQSIANSQIAIEEYNDQIAQQQAEGSTQEPKAPIVNSEIGSFSSLKLVPDFEGEVNPKTGERGGPKQEPLKHTKDEWSFNGRVIDF; via the coding sequence atgtcTACCATGTTAGCAAGAATATTTAAACAATCTTCCACTTTATGCCCTTTAAGAGTAGGTACATCATCTATTCGATTCTTTAGTCCGCCATCAAAATTCGATTTTCAACCTGGTCCACCAAGATTGCCCaaagaacaacaagaagaattcGAGAAATTACAAAGCATAGCTAATTCACAAATTGCTATTGAAGAGTATAATGATCAAATTGCCCAACAACAAGCAGAAGGCTCCACACAAGAACCAAAGGCCCCAATAGTGAATTCTGAGATTGGATCATTTTCCAGTTTGAAACTTGTTCCTGATTTTGAAGGTGAGGTTAACCCTAAGACTGGTGAAAGAGGTGGACCAAAGCAAGAACCCTTGAAGCACACGAAAGATGAATGGAGTTTTAATGGGAGAGTTATTGATTTCTGA
- a CDS encoding uncharacterized protein (Putative transcription factor component of the core factor (CF) rDNA transcription factor complex; Spider biofilm induced), translated as MSRQDWFNGPVCGTDNCRSRLYRNQDGLTICQFGHVLEGAVEYNDDPDAGGIVQTRRLNTISFDERGHLSSAVVSNSQTIKTKSNRLYGEDAMALYYRCLQILLKKELKIFIDLFFSEGIRHDLTLIVKNNWVKLLSTDELQENHPKRQVIDTLDLICMIYISALQLQAYPIYIPDLIDNIKLNTIPYIRTLHLIPKHMLDQLPTVYHNRLQPYSLPENSQIYKRLQTTGWRTVGATLRIPTSFYFPFIFRILSEHFLLVNAVDLFVSAFNVLKSTPSFEINFRIKKFIQKFPEIYISSVLIILIRENFRSNDNLKPWLYELNKYELNNEYNSGGTSLLNWSDDKVDKYCDWIYDNLIPKKAKLNDDNTEALNTMEKRLFQIFSLDNDIENTAPETNETPMYLALRSIMNGSELKESGGLQELDTKLDAKLSNILGL; from the coding sequence ATGTCACGACAAGATTGGTTCAATGGTCCAGTATGCGGGACTGATAATTGTCGATCACGACTTTATCGAAATCAGGATGGGTTGACAATATGTCAATTTGGACATGTGTTGGAAGGGGCGGTGGAGTACAATGATGATCCAGACGCAGGTGGGATAGTTCAAACTAGAAGATTGAATACAATTTCCTTTGATGAAAGAGGGCATTTGTCAAGTGCCGTGGTTTCCAATTCACAAAccatcaaaacaaaactgaATCGATTATATGGTGAAGATGCCATGGCCTTGTATTATAGATGTTTGcaaattttattgaaaaaggaattgaaaatttttattgacTTATTTTTCAGTGAAGGTATAAGACATGATTTGACGTTGATTGTGAAAAATAATTGGGTGAAATTATTATCGACTGATGAACTACAAGAAAACCATCCGAAACGACAAGTCATAGACACGCTAGATTTGATTTGCATGATTTATATTTCGGCCCTTCAGCTACAAGCATACCCCATCTACATTCCAGATTTGATAGATAATATAAAGTTAAACACAATTCCATATATAAGAACACTCCATTTAATTCCTAAGCACATGCTAGATCAATTGCCTACTGTGTATCATAATAGATTGCAACCTTATTCTTTACCAGAGAACAGTCAGATCTATAAACGTTTACAAACAACTGGGTGGAGAACTGTTGGAGCAACTTTAAGAATACCGACAAGCTTTTATTTCCCGTTTATATTCCGAATATTATCTGAACATTTCTTATTGGTTAACGcagttgatttatttgtGTCTGCATTTAACGTACTAAAATCTACCCCGTcctttgaaattaattttcGAATCAAAAAGTTTATTCAAAAGTTTCCAGAGATTTATATTTCTTCTGTATTGATAATACTAATCAGGGAAAATTTTCGTAGTAACGACAATTTAAAGCCATGGTTATATgaattgaacaaatatGAATTAAACAACGAGTACAATTCGGGCGGTACGTCATTACTAAATTGGTCGGACGATAAGGTGGATAAATACTGTGACTGGATATATGATAACCTTATACCAAAGAAAGCTAAGTTGAACGATGACAATACAGAAGCTTTGAATACTATGGAAAAGAGGTTGTTCCAGATCTTTAGCCTAGACAATGATATAGAGAACACAGCACCCGAAACAAATGAAACTCCAATGTACTTAGCCTTAAGAAGTATAATGAATGGCTCTGAATTGAAGGAAAGTGGTGGTTTACAAGAATTGGATACGAAACTTGATGCAAAGttatcaaatatattgGGTCTTTAA
- a CDS encoding uncharacterized protein (Has domain(s) with predicted catalytic activity, pyridoxal phosphate binding activity and role in biosynthetic process): MLRRLFPIRQLYTTTRAMASKSTDPTSLHNPYFYQKPGQKDIWSLINETAAQAQQESGEPIVNLGQGFFSYNPPEFAINAVEEALTKPQFNQYAHARGNPNLLKQVAEHYSRSYGRAVGVDEVQITTGANEGMFAIFFAFLTPGDEVIVFEPFFDQYIPNVEMTGAKIKYVEIKYPKKFDNEVVTGQDWEIDWEGLNNAITDKTKIIVINTPHNPIGKVFTEEELYKIGKLAVEHNLILVSDEVYENLYYTDKFPRPAALPQLPELAERTLTVGSAGKSFAATGWRVGYIQGPANLIKFVTAAHTRICWSTPAPLQQAVSQGFEQAEKSNYFENTRKEYEHKYKIFTKVFDDLGLPYTVAEGGYFVLVNLSKVKIPADYEFPGTISDRGTLDFKLAYWLIKEIGVVGIPPTEFLTEWNRKGNGLENCVRFAVCKDDSVLEDAVERLKKLKDYL, encoded by the coding sequence ATGTTAAGACGGCTCTTTCCAATACGACAATTGTACACAACAACTAGAGCCATGGCCAGCAAATCAACAGACCCAACTAGTTTGCATAATCCgtatttttatcaaaaaccGGGGCAAAAAGATATCTGGTCGTTAATCAACGAAACTGCGGCCCAGGCACAACAAGAATCCGGCGAGCCAATTGTCAATTTGGGACAAGGGTTTTTCTCCTACAATCCTCCTGAGTTTGCGATTAACGCTGTTGAGGAAGCATTGACCAAGCCGCAATTCAACCAATATGCACATGCTCGTGGAAACCCAAACTTATTGAAACAAGTGGCAGAGCACTATTCGCGATCGTATGGACGTGCTGTGGGGGTTGACGAGGTCCAAATCACCACGGGTGCAAATGAGGGAATGTTTGCCATTTTCTTTGCTTTCTTGACCCCGGGCGATGAAGTCATTGTGTTTGAACCATTTTTTGACCAATACATCCCCAATGTTGAAATGACAGGAGCCAAGATCAAGTATGTTGAAATCAAGTATCCCAAGAAATTTGACAACGAGGTTGTCACGGGCCAGGATTGGGAGATTGACTGGGAAGGATTGAATAATGCCATTACCGACAAGACCAAGATCATCGTGATAAATACCCCACACAACCCAATCGGTAAAGTTTTCACCGAGGAGGAGTTGTACAAGATTGGCAAGCTTGCCGTGGAACATAATTTAATCCTTGTCAGCGACGAGGTTTACGAGAACTTGTATTATACTGACAAGTTCCCTCGTCCAGCTGCATTACCACAGTTGCCTGAATTGGCTGAAAGGACGTTGACAGTGGGTTCTGCTGGGAAATCATTTGCTGCCACTGGTTGGAGAGTAGGGTATATCCAGGGCCCTGccaatttgattaaatttgtAACAGCGGCCCACACCAGAATTTGTTGGTCGACTCCAGCACCATTGCAACAGGCAGTATCTCAGGGGTTTGAGCAGGCTGAGAAATCAAACTATTTTGAGAACACTCGAAAGGAGTATGAACACAAGTACAAAATATTCACCAAGGTATTTGACGACTTGGGGTTACCCTACACCGTTGCCGAAGGAGGATACTTTGTGTTGGTGAACTTGCTGAAAGTTAAGATACCCGCAGATTATGAGTTTCCCGGAACCATCAGCGATAGAGGCACTTtagatttcaaattggcGTATTGGTTGATCAAAGAAATTGGGGTTGTGGGAATCCCTCCAACAGAGTTTTTAACCGAATGGAATAGAAAGGGGAACGGCTTAGAAAATTGTGTCAGATTTGCTGTTTGCAAAGATGATTCTGTTTTAGAAGACGCAGTTGagagattgaaaaaattaaaagattaTTTATAA
- a CDS encoding uncharacterized protein (Ortholog of C. dubliniensis CD36 : Cd36_17700, C. parapsilosis CDC317 : CPAR2_212340, Candida tenuis NRRL Y-1498 : CANTEDRAFT_101113 and Debaryomyces hansenii CBS767 : DEHA2G03784g) — MTDDSATPASKKRKLTFDNEILNPLNFQPMINKQKISTAVIEKFWQPLDSVNSQSMDNIMNVALLKTLDESHSKVSRSITNVWFNSANPESFKSRLSQTKLPPPSSMYSSKLRIRANEVADVLSYDSLTRKRTVLETYLSAELKQLQELENHYNQSLLAYKSDLEYLKKFKSTVKNNESKYNEELERKREELNLSVQNKNPDDIYLLSTDNDFDPETDDDTKFILETIQENLFQSKLKNLNDKLEVLCNVLD, encoded by the coding sequence ATGACAGATGACAGTGCTACACCAGCATCAAAAAAGAGGAAGCTCACCTTTGacaatgaaattttgaatcctttaaattttcaacCGATGATTAACAAACAGAAAATATCAACAGCTGTAATTGAGAAGTTTTGGCAACCATTAGATTCTGTAAATTCACAATCGATGGACAACATCATGAACGTTGCTTTATTGAAAACACTTGATGAGCTGCATAGCAAAGTTAGCAGAAGCATCACAAATGTTTGGTTTAATTCTGCAAACCCAGAATCTTTCAAGTCACGTTTATCACAAACAAAGCTTCCACCCCCTAGTTCTATGTACAGTTCAAAATTGAGGATACGGGCGAATGAAGTTGCCGACGTCTTAAGTTATGATTCCTTGACACGAAAGAGGACGGTTTTGGAAACATATTTACTGGCagaattaaaacaattacaaGAGCTAGAGAATCACTACAATCAGTCATTATTGGCATACAAGCTGGACTTGGAATATTTGAAGAAGTTTAAATCAACGGTTAAAAACAACGAGCTGAAGTACAATGAGGAGCTAGAACGTAAGCGTGAAGAGTTAAATCTAAGTGtgcaaaataaaaacccagatgatatatatttattgtcaactgataatgattttgacCCTGAGACAGACGATGATACCAAGTTCATTCTTGAAACAATACAggaaaatttgtttcaatcaaaattaaaaaactTGAATGATAAGTTGGAAGTGTTATGCAATGTTTTAGATTAA
- a CDS encoding uncharacterized protein (Ortholog(s) have cytoplasm, mating projection tip localization), whose product EKKKNKETKKKGRGTKDGKYLFMDKNIHGKKNGREIPPLQPLVSFDVIACCPYHENMSIEVISNSQNTEAPFSQEFIINFIKENVDVPSKQLITKIAECLKEKSSMHKFFVQSTSLQNKDDLNDLQIQSDFAALWDTKKDGCLSIQYGMNNEILIITIYWISI is encoded by the coding sequence atgaaaaaaaaaaaaacaaagaaaccaaaaagaaGGGACGCGGAACCAAAGACGGaaaatatttgtttatgGATAAGAACATACacggaaaaaaaaacggaCGAGAGATTCCACCACTACAACCATTAGTATCATTCGACGTCATAGCTTGTTGCCCTTATCACGAAAATATGAGTATCGAAGTAATCAGCAACTCTCAAAATACCGAGGCTCCTTTTTCGCAAGagttcattatcaattttatcaaagaGAACGTTGACGTGCCTTCTAAGCAATTGATAACCAAAATTGCTGAATGTTTGAAGGAGAAATCGTCCATGCATAAATTCTTTGTACAATCAACTAGtttacaaaataaagaCGACTTGAATGATTTGCAAATACAATCAGACTTTGCTGCCCTCTGGGATACCAAAAAGGACGGATGCTTGTCTATACAGTATGGAATGAATAATGagatattgattattactATTTACTGGATATCTATTTAA
- the PDR17 gene encoding Pdr17p (Fungal-specific protein (no human or murine homolog); role in sensitivity to fluconazole, specifically), translating to MNFFRKKTEEDRDSSSSSLPRDDTASVSSKATSTSTNTTSKVELVKCYIPFEQPVNPIKAPDFELDKEQIEKYEKLVAYFEDYISKEIPVNDQHNATTHPLIEDELAWLTKECFLRYLRATKWKVDAAIKRIEDTIIWRRTFGVANIPNHTDPKKLITADLVSDENETGKQLIVGYDNDNRPCLYLRNGYQNTAPSLKQVQHLVFMLERVIHFMPPGQDSLALLIDFKAAPAELNLSSKFPSLSTSKQCLHILQSHYPERLGRGLFTNIPWIGYTFFKVVGPFIDPHTRSKTIYDQPFENFVPKEQLDKEFNGILDFEYIHDTYWPKMNEIADRKRANYMENFRRLGSKIGLSEYDLRLEQAAL from the coding sequence ATGAACTTTTTTAGGAAGAAAACAGAAGAGGATAGAGATAGTTCCTCATCAAGTCTTCCCCGAGATGACACAGCTTCTGTTTCATCAAAAGCAACAAGCACAAGCACAAACACTACTTCAAAAGTGGAACTCGTCAAATGTTATATTCCCTTTGAACAACCGGTGAACCCTATTAAAGCACCTGATTTTGAACTCGATaaagaacaaattgaaaaatatgaaaagtTGGTAGCATATTTTGAAGATTATATTTCGAAGGAGATACCTGTAAATGACCAGCATAATGCTACCACGCATCCACTCATTGAAGATGAGTTGGCTTGGTTGACGAAAGAATGCTTTCTCAGATATTTAAGAGCCACAAAATGGAAGGTGGATGCTGCTATCAAGAGAATCGAGGACACTATCATTTGGAGAAGGACATTCGGGGTCGCTAACATACCAAACCATACAGATCCCAAGAAATTAATTACAGCAGATTTGGTATCTGATGAAAACGAAACTGGGAAACAGTTGATTGTGGGATATGATAATGACAACAGACCATGTCTTTATTTGCGTAATGGTTATCAAAACACTGCTCCTAGTCTCAAACAGGTCCAGCATTTGGTTTTCATGCTTGAAAGGGTTATACACTTTATGCCGCCTGGCCAAGATAGTTTGGCCCTATTGATCGATTTTAAAGCGGCTCCAGCTGAACTTAATTTGTCGTCTAAATTTCCATCATTGTCTACGTCAAAACAATGCTTGCACATTTTACAAAGTCATTATCCAGAACGATTAGGAAGAGGCTTGTTTACAAACATTCCTTGGATCGGCTATACTTTCTTCAAAGTTGTTGGTCCTTTCATTGATCCACACACGAGACTGAAAACCATTTATGATCAaccatttgaaaattttgttcCCAAAGAACAATTGGACAAAGAATTCAACGGTATATTAGATTTTGAATACATTCATGATACATATTGGCCAAAAATGAATGAGATTGCCGACAGAAAAAGAGCCAACTACATGGAGAATTTCAGAAGATTGGGATCAAAGATTGGGTTGAGTGAATACGACCTTAGATTAGAACAAGCTgcattataa